In a single window of the Syntrophorhabdaceae bacterium genome:
- the rimO gene encoding 30S ribosomal protein S12 methylthiotransferase RimO: MKFKIISLGCPKNLVESEYIVKQLEEGGHTLSEECDTVVINTCAFIGDAAKESIETILTEAQAKEETGRRVIVTGCLIERYKESLKELLPEVDLFVGRNSYSEIGSHIGSSGFILREGDFSETFPRKVLTSGPSAYLKIQEGCDNRCTYCTVPDIRGPLVSREPEKVREEFLWLLSEGFKEINIVGQDITSYGRYTGGPLKSLLKMLLEIEGDYYLRLLYMHPRGIDGELIDLMANNPRIIPYMDMPIQHTEDSILRAMNRGYTRADLERLLEEIRAKSPDMTLRTTLILGFPGETDEDFDHLVSFIQKWEFDMLGAFMYSKEEGTPAYKMKNQVKKAVKKARYEKVMEVQQGISKRRLGRLMGKTVTVIVEGQEEDHMVGRLLAQAPDIDGLAFIKGDASAGQIREGKVVKTMDYDVIVEL, from the coding sequence TTGAAATTTAAGATCATAAGCCTCGGGTGCCCCAAAAACCTTGTGGAATCCGAATATATCGTGAAGCAACTGGAGGAAGGGGGCCACACCCTCTCCGAAGAGTGCGACACGGTGGTAATAAATACGTGCGCTTTCATCGGCGACGCGGCAAAGGAATCGATAGAGACCATTCTCACGGAAGCCCAGGCAAAGGAAGAGACAGGACGGCGGGTCATCGTGACCGGATGCCTGATAGAGCGTTACAAAGAGAGTCTCAAAGAGCTTTTGCCCGAGGTAGACCTTTTCGTGGGCCGGAATTCCTATAGTGAGATCGGCTCTCACATCGGTTCCAGCGGGTTCATACTCAGGGAAGGAGACTTTTCCGAGACCTTTCCCCGAAAGGTGCTCACGAGCGGCCCTTCGGCATATTTGAAAATTCAGGAAGGGTGCGACAACAGGTGTACCTACTGCACGGTCCCCGATATACGCGGTCCTCTCGTAAGCAGGGAACCGGAAAAGGTGCGGGAGGAGTTTCTCTGGCTCCTTTCGGAAGGCTTCAAAGAGATCAATATCGTGGGACAGGATATTACCTCCTATGGCCGGTATACGGGCGGCCCCCTTAAGTCCCTTCTCAAGATGCTCCTCGAAATAGAGGGCGACTATTACCTGCGCCTGTTATATATGCATCCCCGGGGCATCGATGGAGAGCTTATCGACCTCATGGCGAATAATCCCAGGATAATCCCCTACATGGATATGCCCATCCAGCATACGGAGGACTCTATCCTCCGCGCTATGAACAGGGGCTATACCAGGGCCGACCTCGAGAGGCTCCTCGAAGAGATCAGGGCAAAGAGCCCTGATATGACGCTTCGGACCACCCTTATTCTCGGTTTTCCCGGAGAGACGGACGAGGACTTCGATCACCTTGTGTCATTTATCCAAAAATGGGAATTCGACATGCTGGGCGCCTTCATGTATTCGAAGGAAGAGGGCACTCCTGCCTATAAAATGAAGAATCAGGTGAAGAAGGCCGTGAAGAAGGCGCGTTACGAAAAGGTGATGGAGGTCCAGCAGGGAATTTCGAAACGCCGACTCGGGCGTCTCATGGGAAAGACCGTGACGGTGATCGTCGAGGGGCAGGAGGAAGACCACATGGTGGGCAGGCTTCTCGCCCAGGCGCCCGACATCGACGGGCTCGCATTTATAAAAGGCGATGCTTCGGCGGGCCAGATCAGGGAAGGGAAAGTAGTGAAAACCATGGACTATGATGTTATAGTGGAGCTATAG
- a CDS encoding site-2 protease family protein produces the protein MGLLPLLFKDPLTFVLVAIPLLYSIILHEVAHGWVADKMGDSTARWLGRLTLNPIRHLDPIGTAMLFIFGFGWAKPVPVNFNNLRPERRGLIFVASAGIVTNILLAFIAALLLHYMAATGMDAIYILLQYMFQINVMLAAFNLIPIPPLDGSKILMGFASRKFQYTMARIEPYGFFIILAALWLGFLNPLIYFIQQIIKGAILLFLP, from the coding sequence ATGGGCCTCTTACCTCTGCTCTTCAAAGATCCTCTGACCTTTGTTCTTGTGGCCATACCTCTGCTTTATTCCATCATCCTCCATGAAGTCGCCCACGGCTGGGTGGCGGATAAGATGGGGGATTCCACCGCGCGCTGGCTGGGGAGGCTGACCCTCAACCCCATCAGGCACCTCGATCCCATAGGCACGGCCATGCTTTTTATCTTCGGTTTCGGCTGGGCCAAGCCGGTGCCCGTAAACTTCAACAACCTCCGGCCCGAACGGCGGGGGCTCATTTTCGTGGCTTCGGCAGGGATCGTCACCAACATACTCCTTGCCTTCATCGCCGCCCTCCTTCTTCATTACATGGCCGCCACCGGCATGGATGCGATTTACATCCTTCTCCAATACATGTTTCAGATCAACGTCATGCTCGCTGCCTTCAACCTCATCCCCATCCCCCCTCTTGACGGCTCGAAGATTCTGATGGGTTTTGCCTCGCGTAAGTTCCAGTATACCATGGCGCGAATAGAGCCCTATGGATTCTTCATTATCCTTGCCGCCCTGTGGCTTGGTTTCCTGAATCCCCTCATTTACTTCATCCAGCAGATCATTAAAGGGGCTATCCTCCTCTTTCTGCCCTGA
- a CDS encoding ABC transporter substrate-binding protein, with amino-acid sequence MRIGKWALLAIASFFLLVPGRAYPAPDIRFGTLPVIQCLPVFVAAEKGFFKEQGISVELVAFNSALEKDVAFTSGQIAGYFGDIQTCMVLNANRIPIKIVAVVYNSTSQRMFAFILAPKYSGKELNDVVGGGVAVSSNTILDFLTAKFLSLRNISPSQVKMVEIKNIPVRLQMLTAGQVSVAVLPEPLATLAEMKGGKSIMDDAGRGLSATVLAFHDGFTNKNPEKIKAFVRAVARASEYINKNPEEARSIMNRECRIPDQLKLSFPIPRFPGPSILPREQVREVSQWLHKKGSIKKEVLYNQLVADGYLP; translated from the coding sequence GTGAGAATAGGGAAATGGGCATTATTGGCAATCGCTTCTTTCTTTCTTCTGGTTCCGGGCCGGGCTTATCCTGCCCCCGATATCCGTTTCGGCACCCTTCCCGTAATCCAATGCCTCCCTGTTTTTGTCGCGGCGGAAAAAGGGTTCTTTAAAGAGCAGGGCATAAGCGTAGAGCTTGTCGCATTTAACTCGGCCCTTGAAAAAGACGTCGCCTTTACCTCGGGACAGATTGCAGGATATTTCGGAGACATCCAGACATGCATGGTCCTCAATGCGAACAGGATACCCATCAAGATCGTGGCCGTAGTCTATAACTCCACCAGCCAGAGGATGTTCGCGTTTATTCTCGCGCCTAAATATTCCGGAAAAGAGCTTAATGACGTGGTGGGGGGTGGAGTGGCGGTAAGCTCCAATACAATCCTCGATTTTCTTACCGCCAAATTTCTCTCCCTCAGGAATATCTCTCCTTCCCAGGTGAAAATGGTGGAGATCAAAAATATACCGGTTCGCTTGCAGATGCTCACTGCGGGTCAGGTATCCGTCGCGGTCCTGCCCGAGCCCCTTGCGACCCTGGCGGAGATGAAGGGCGGCAAATCGATCATGGATGACGCGGGCAGAGGGCTTTCCGCCACGGTCCTCGCATTTCATGATGGATTTACGAATAAAAACCCCGAAAAGATAAAGGCCTTTGTGCGCGCTGTGGCCAGGGCTTCGGAATATATCAATAAAAATCCTGAAGAAGCCCGTTCGATTATGAACAGGGAATGCAGGATTCCGGACCAGCTTAAGCTGAGCTTCCCCATCCCCCGGTTTCCCGGCCCGTCTATCCTTCCGAGGGAGCAGGTGAGGGAAGTGTCTCAGTGGCTTCACAAAAAGGGGAGCATCAAAAAAGAGGTCCTTTATAATCAACTGGTGGCGGATGGCTACCTCCCATGA
- a CDS encoding lipoprotein-releasing ABC transporter permease subunit, producing MKYESIIGLRYLRSKRKEAFISFTTWMSVAGIAIGVMALIVVIAVMTGFQDEIRERILGINPHVVVLWDPRGIDKTPAQVVDAIKTIPGVTHTFPYVTFQAIVQRGSQLSGVAVKSFNPDQVKFMAGLMKEGRIDSLSQPGTVIMGKEIASHLGLFQGDSFTLMVPFGGISPMGAVPETVKVRVGGVFETGMYEIDNTLIIMSLEDAEKMFGLGPMGVEVKLADVYKAGDVQKEITRRLGPGYFARTWIQMNKNLFSALKLEKIAMFIILALIILVASFNIVSSLIMTVMEKRKDIAILKSIGAKKRSIIKIFMVEGITIGIFGALIGSFSGYILCQIQQTYHIITLPRDIYYISTLPMKISLFDVFLLALVTTCICILATLYPSYRAAKIDPVETLRYE from the coding sequence ATGAAATACGAATCGATTATCGGGCTGAGATATCTGCGCTCCAAGCGGAAAGAGGCGTTCATCTCTTTCACCACCTGGATGTCCGTGGCAGGCATCGCCATCGGCGTCATGGCCTTGATCGTGGTAATCGCCGTCATGACGGGGTTTCAGGATGAGATCAGGGAGAGGATCCTCGGCATCAATCCTCACGTGGTAGTGCTCTGGGACCCGAGGGGGATCGATAAAACCCCTGCTCAGGTGGTCGATGCCATTAAGACTATTCCCGGCGTGACCCATACGTTCCCTTACGTCACTTTTCAGGCGATCGTCCAGAGGGGATCGCAGCTTTCCGGTGTGGCCGTAAAATCCTTTAACCCCGACCAGGTGAAGTTCATGGCGGGCCTCATGAAGGAAGGCAGGATAGATTCCCTGAGTCAGCCCGGCACGGTGATTATGGGCAAAGAGATCGCGAGCCACCTGGGGCTTTTTCAGGGGGACTCCTTCACGCTCATGGTCCCCTTCGGAGGCATATCTCCCATGGGGGCGGTGCCGGAAACGGTGAAAGTCAGGGTGGGAGGAGTCTTTGAGACGGGCATGTACGAGATCGACAATACCCTTATCATCATGTCCCTTGAAGATGCGGAGAAGATGTTCGGTTTAGGTCCCATGGGGGTAGAGGTGAAGCTTGCGGATGTGTATAAGGCGGGAGACGTGCAAAAGGAGATCACCCGGCGTCTCGGCCCCGGCTATTTTGCCCGCACCTGGATTCAGATGAACAAGAACCTCTTCTCGGCCCTGAAGCTCGAGAAGATCGCCATGTTCATAATCCTTGCCCTCATTATCCTTGTGGCGAGCTTCAATATCGTGAGCTCTCTCATCATGACGGTAATGGAGAAGAGGAAAGATATTGCCATTCTTAAATCCATCGGGGCAAAGAAGAGGAGCATCATCAAGATATTCATGGTGGAGGGGATAACCATCGGCATCTTCGGCGCCCTCATCGGCTCCTTTTCAGGCTATATCCTCTGTCAAATACAGCAGACGTACCATATCATCACCCTGCCGAGGGACATCTATTACATCAGCACCCTGCCGATGAAAATCAGCCTTTTCGATGTCTTCCTCCTGGCCCTCGTGACTACCTGTATCTGTATCCTGGCGACCCTGTACCCTTCGTACAGGGCGGCAAAAATAGACCCCGTGGAGACCCTGCGTTATGAGTGA
- a CDS encoding ABC transporter ATP-binding protein produces the protein MSETILSVQGLKKAYRKNGLEIRVIKGVDLDVEKGDLITIMGPSGAGKSTLLHILGALDQPTEGNIHFRGRDVHGFSEDEASRFRNEKVGFIFQFYHLLQDFDVIENIRMPLLIRGMSMGEATSKAEAFMEIMGLAGRRTHKPGELSGGEQQRVATARALVSEPEVILADEPTGNLDRKTGREVLDYILSINEKLASTLILVTHDPEIGAIGRRRFNMVDGELFPL, from the coding sequence ATGAGTGAAACGATCCTGAGCGTACAAGGGCTCAAGAAGGCATACCGAAAGAACGGCCTGGAGATACGTGTTATCAAAGGAGTGGACCTGGACGTGGAGAAGGGGGACCTCATCACCATCATGGGGCCCTCGGGAGCGGGAAAGAGTACCCTCCTCCATATCCTGGGCGCCCTCGATCAGCCTACGGAGGGTAATATCCATTTCAGGGGGCGCGATGTCCATGGCTTCTCGGAAGATGAAGCCAGCCGCTTCCGGAATGAGAAAGTGGGGTTCATCTTCCAGTTCTACCACCTCCTCCAGGATTTCGACGTGATCGAGAATATCAGGATGCCCCTGCTTATCCGGGGCATGAGCATGGGTGAGGCTACCTCGAAGGCCGAGGCATTCATGGAGATCATGGGTCTGGCCGGAAGGCGCACTCATAAACCCGGAGAGTTATCCGGCGGCGAGCAGCAGCGGGTCGCCACCGCGCGCGCCCTTGTGAGCGAGCCGGAAGTGATCCTCGCCGACGAGCCTACCGGCAACCTCGACAGAAAGACGGGCCGGGAGGTGCTCGACTACATACTCTCGATCAATGAGAAGCTCGCGTCGACCCTCATCCTCGTGACCCACGACCCTGAAATAGGCGCCATCGGAAGAAGGCGTTTCAACATGGTCGACGGCGAACTTTTCCCCCTGTAA
- a CDS encoding TIGR02757 family protein encodes MKLEEIYKREKAGLPLLISGDPVEFVHAYGEARDKEVAGFFASQFAYGRIEVMKRFLGDLFTRMGAGPAEFVRAGDWSLLDGLYYRFQKGDEIRRLFAALRRILIGYGSVEGFFRARYEGDTREAIWRLRQEIVGDDRDLLFFFPKGLPANPLKRWNLYLRWMVRKDEIDQGLWTFMDKKDLVIPLDTHLFKIGRCLGWTDRKSPSWHAAQDITGALRKISPEDPLKYDFLLCHRVGIGASCTGRRKEACATRCVLMKRGEFIEI; translated from the coding sequence ATTAAACTCGAAGAGATATATAAAAGAGAGAAGGCGGGTCTGCCTCTCCTCATCAGCGGCGATCCGGTTGAATTTGTCCATGCCTACGGGGAAGCCCGGGACAAAGAGGTCGCAGGTTTTTTCGCGTCCCAGTTCGCTTACGGCCGCATCGAGGTGATGAAGAGGTTCCTCGGGGACCTTTTTACGCGCATGGGCGCCGGCCCCGCCGAATTCGTGCGCGCGGGAGATTGGTCGCTCCTTGACGGCCTCTATTACAGGTTTCAAAAAGGCGATGAGATAAGGCGCCTTTTTGCGGCGCTCAGGCGAATCCTGATCGGCTACGGGAGCGTGGAAGGGTTCTTTCGTGCCCGTTACGAAGGAGATACGAGGGAAGCCATATGGAGGCTCAGGCAGGAAATAGTCGGCGATGACAGGGACCTGCTCTTCTTCTTCCCGAAGGGCCTCCCTGCGAACCCGCTCAAGAGATGGAACCTTTATCTCAGGTGGATGGTGAGGAAGGATGAGATCGATCAGGGTCTCTGGACTTTTATGGATAAGAAGGACCTGGTGATCCCCCTCGATACCCACCTTTTTAAAATAGGCCGGTGCCTTGGGTGGACGGACCGGAAGAGCCCTTCCTGGCATGCGGCACAGGATATCACGGGGGCCCTTCGGAAGATATCTCCGGAGGACCCTTTAAAATACGATTTCCTCCTGTGCCATAGAGTGGGTATCGGCGCGTCCTGCACGGGCAGAAGAAAAGAAGCATGCGCGACAAGGTGCGTGCTGATGAAAAGAGGAGAATTTATTGAAATTTAA
- the lysS gene encoding lysine--tRNA ligase, giving the protein MEPINELVAVRKEKEKQLREAGIETYPQDRGPYSTTIEVEERFKDYSHEDLDKTEEKVAVAGRIMAFRDFGKSAFLHIQDRKGRIQVYVRKDILKEPEFDIFKKFDISDIIGVKGKPFKTKTGELTILAEEARLLTKSLRPLPEKWHGLKDVEERYRKRYLDLIVNQDVKDVFIKRAKIIQFIRNYFVKRDFIEVETPMMHTILGGAVAKPFVTHHNAMNMDLYLRIAPELYLKRLVVGGLERVFELNRNFRNEGISVRHNPEFTMVEFYQAYATYEDNMALTEDMISSLVHELYGVYKIAFSGREIDFTPPWRKMTMEQALKEFGGFDLEKEQSIESLVSFAKGLEIEDADKDTRGKLITKIFEELCEKQLMEPTFITHYPVEVSPLAKRSKERPEITERFELYISGMEIANGFNELNDPEDQKARFLEQIEKKEEGAMMDEDYITALEYGLPPTSGEGIGIDRLTMLLTDSQSIREVILFPLLRP; this is encoded by the coding sequence ATGGAACCCATCAACGAGCTGGTAGCCGTACGAAAAGAGAAGGAAAAACAATTGAGGGAGGCGGGTATAGAGACCTACCCCCAGGACAGAGGTCCCTACAGCACTACCATCGAGGTTGAAGAACGCTTCAAGGATTATTCCCACGAAGATCTCGATAAAACGGAAGAGAAAGTGGCGGTTGCCGGAAGGATCATGGCCTTCAGGGATTTCGGCAAGAGCGCTTTTCTCCACATTCAGGACCGTAAGGGCCGTATCCAGGTCTATGTGAGGAAAGATATTCTGAAAGAGCCGGAATTCGATATATTCAAGAAATTCGATATCTCCGATATCATCGGCGTGAAGGGCAAACCCTTCAAGACCAAAACAGGAGAGCTCACCATCCTTGCCGAAGAGGCGAGGCTCCTCACCAAGTCGCTGAGACCCCTGCCCGAGAAGTGGCATGGCCTAAAGGACGTGGAAGAACGCTACAGAAAACGATACCTCGACCTTATCGTAAATCAGGACGTAAAGGACGTATTCATAAAACGCGCCAAAATTATCCAGTTTATAAGGAATTACTTCGTCAAGAGAGACTTTATAGAGGTGGAGACGCCCATGATGCATACCATCCTGGGGGGCGCGGTGGCGAAGCCCTTCGTGACGCACCACAATGCGATGAACATGGACCTCTACCTCAGGATCGCCCCGGAGCTTTATCTCAAGCGGCTCGTGGTGGGAGGTCTGGAACGGGTATTCGAGCTTAACAGGAATTTCCGTAACGAAGGGATCTCCGTCCGCCACAACCCCGAATTCACCATGGTGGAGTTTTACCAGGCCTATGCCACGTATGAAGACAATATGGCCCTGACGGAAGATATGATCTCGTCTCTCGTCCATGAGCTCTACGGCGTCTATAAGATCGCCTTCAGCGGCCGGGAGATCGATTTCACCCCTCCCTGGCGAAAGATGACCATGGAGCAGGCGCTCAAGGAGTTCGGAGGATTCGACCTCGAAAAAGAGCAGTCCATCGAGAGCCTCGTCTCCTTTGCAAAAGGTCTCGAGATCGAGGACGCGGACAAAGACACGAGGGGCAAGCTGATTACGAAGATTTTTGAGGAGCTTTGCGAGAAACAGCTTATGGAGCCCACTTTCATCACCCATTATCCCGTTGAGGTTTCTCCCCTCGCGAAGAGGAGCAAGGAGAGGCCGGAGATCACGGAGAGGTTCGAGCTCTACATATCGGGCATGGAGATCGCCAACGGTTTCAACGAGCTTAACGACCCGGAGGACCAGAAGGCCCGGTTCCTCGAACAGATCGAGAAGAAGGAAGAAGGGGCGATGATGGACGAGGATTACATCACGGCTCTTGAATACGGTCTTCCGCCTACATCAGGGGAGGGCATCGGCATCGACAGGCTCACCATGCTGCTGACCGACAGCCAGTCCATACGGGAGGTCATCCTCTTCCCCTTGCTCAGGCCATGA
- a CDS encoding cupin domain-containing protein produces MNKVRIEKLPETREIDGAKRWVEEKGEFAQISYGEVLRHLAVFELKPGFWRGSHYHQEKEETFYVITGRMRGVCIDMDTEERAEYTVTKGDKIHIRPRCAHIFYGLEDALVVEYSPQKYDKDDTFKVEFEERS; encoded by the coding sequence ATGAATAAGGTGAGGATAGAGAAGCTTCCCGAGACGAGGGAGATCGATGGTGCGAAGCGATGGGTCGAGGAAAAAGGCGAGTTTGCCCAGATTTCCTATGGAGAAGTGCTGCGCCATCTCGCAGTATTCGAGCTGAAGCCCGGTTTTTGGAGGGGAAGCCACTACCACCAGGAAAAGGAAGAGACTTTTTATGTAATAACGGGCCGGATGCGCGGCGTCTGTATCGATATGGACACGGAAGAAAGGGCAGAATATACGGTGACGAAAGGGGATAAGATACATATCCGACCCCGGTGCGCCCACATCTTCTATGGATTGGAAGATGCCCTTGTTGTAGAATATAGCCCGCAAAAATATGATAAGGATGATACCTTTAAGGTGGAATTCGAAGAGAGGTCATAA
- a CDS encoding ATP-binding cassette domain-containing protein has protein sequence MATSHDLLEIAGLGKTFFSGPEPKTVLREIGFGLSHKDSLAIVGPSGCGKTTLLLMIAGLLQPSAGTLRLEGHVITGPTKKIALVLQHYGLLPWKTVGANITLGAKLQKIDVAEGEIRDVKRELGIEDLDHLYPTQLSGGQRQRVALARAILLRPNLLLLDEPFAAIDTLTRERLQNGLLAVFNERRFSFIIVTHSFDEAIFMGRRIMVLDNNASIAAIIDNPAAGDPDYRSRPEFFERSLELRRVLEFPA, from the coding sequence ATGGCTACCTCCCATGATCTTCTTGAGATAGCCGGACTCGGAAAGACCTTCTTTAGCGGTCCTGAGCCGAAGACGGTGCTCAGGGAGATCGGTTTCGGCCTTTCCCATAAGGACTCCCTTGCTATCGTAGGACCCTCCGGCTGCGGAAAGACCACTCTCCTCCTCATGATCGCCGGGCTTCTGCAGCCAAGCGCGGGTACCCTTCGACTCGAGGGACACGTGATTACGGGCCCGACCAAAAAGATCGCTCTCGTGCTCCAGCATTACGGCCTTCTCCCATGGAAGACGGTGGGGGCCAATATCACCCTCGGCGCGAAGCTTCAGAAGATCGATGTTGCCGAAGGCGAGATAAGAGACGTGAAAAGGGAATTAGGCATCGAAGACCTCGATCACCTCTACCCGACCCAGCTCTCCGGGGGGCAGCGTCAGCGGGTCGCCCTCGCAAGGGCAATCCTTCTCAGGCCGAACCTGCTTTTACTCGACGAGCCCTTCGCCGCCATAGATACCCTTACACGGGAGCGTCTCCAGAACGGCCTTCTGGCGGTATTCAACGAGCGACGGTTCAGTTTCATCATCGTAACCCATAGTTTTGACGAGGCGATCTTCATGGGCCGGAGGATTATGGTCCTGGACAACAATGCGTCCATTGCCGCAATAATCGACAACCCTGCCGCGGGAGACCCGGATTACCGGAGCAGGCCCGAATTTTTTGAACGGAGCCTGGAACTCAGGCGCGTCCTCGAGTTTCCTGCATGA
- a CDS encoding pentapeptide repeat-containing protein — translation MSGSRLSFLSAMALICLFFSFTVAGAFDEKQLKDLRKSNNCAKCDLTNAKLGGLDLSYADLSSSNLTGADLSNCTFYSANLSKANLTGANLTGANLYDTNLSGANVTKANLTKANLHSAKWINGKSCKQGSIGECKQ, via the coding sequence ATGAGCGGAAGCAGGTTATCGTTCCTATCGGCAATGGCTTTGATCTGTCTGTTTTTCTCTTTCACCGTAGCGGGGGCCTTTGATGAGAAACAGTTGAAGGACCTCAGGAAGTCGAATAACTGCGCCAAATGCGATCTGACGAACGCGAAGCTGGGCGGCCTCGATCTTTCCTATGCCGACCTCTCTTCATCGAATCTGACCGGCGCGGACCTGTCGAATTGCACCTTTTACAGCGCCAATCTGTCAAAAGCGAATCTTACGGGGGCCAACCTCACCGGGGCCAACCTCTATGACACCAATCTTTCGGGGGCGAATGTTACAAAGGCTAATCTCACCAAGGCGAACCTTCATAGCGCGAAATGGATAAACGGCAAATCGTGCAAGCAAGGTTCCATAGGAGAGTGCAAGCAGTAG
- a CDS encoding ABC transporter permease — MKKRLLLAYAATILVIYALWYVLSLLLGSELLPDPFVVFSQGFEEIGKSTFWGHVGASAFRIFSGLTIAFVTAVPLGLFLGSTPRFDRLFAPLIYLGYPIPKIVLMPIIFVLFGLGDTSKIVLISMIIFFQLLITARDAARSIDTEVVYSLKSLGGSRFDFYRHVVWPVSLPGIFTSLRIVTGTSVAVLFFVESIGTSKGLGFYIIDSWGRADYATMFVGIISLSVIGIILYETFDVLERKLCKWKNP; from the coding sequence ATGAAGAAACGACTGCTCCTTGCCTATGCCGCCACCATACTCGTTATTTATGCCCTTTGGTACGTGCTCTCCCTCCTCCTGGGGAGCGAGCTTCTCCCGGACCCCTTCGTGGTTTTTTCCCAGGGATTTGAAGAGATCGGGAAAAGCACATTCTGGGGACACGTGGGGGCAAGCGCCTTTCGCATCTTTTCCGGCCTGACCATTGCCTTTGTAACCGCCGTGCCGCTGGGACTTTTCCTCGGGAGCACGCCGCGGTTCGACCGCCTCTTTGCCCCTCTGATCTACCTGGGATACCCGATCCCCAAAATAGTACTGATGCCGATTATTTTCGTTCTTTTCGGTCTGGGGGACACAAGCAAGATCGTCCTTATCAGCATGATCATCTTCTTTCAGCTCCTCATTACCGCCCGCGACGCGGCAAGGAGTATCGACACTGAGGTGGTCTATTCCCTGAAATCCCTGGGGGGAAGCCGTTTCGACTTCTACCGCCACGTGGTCTGGCCCGTCAGCCTTCCGGGTATCTTCACGTCGCTCAGGATCGTCACCGGCACGTCGGTGGCAGTGCTCTTTTTCGTTGAATCTATCGGGACGAGCAAGGGGCTCGGCTTTTACATCATCGATTCATGGGGGAGGGCCGACTATGCCACCATGTTTGTGGGAATCATATCCCTTTCCGTGATAGGCATCATTCTCTACGAAACCTTCGATGTCCTCGAGAGGAAGCTCTGTAAATGGAAAAATCCCTAA
- the menA gene encoding 1,4-dihydroxy-2-naphthoate octaprenyltransferase has translation MEKSLNQSKLRAWVQASRPPFFVATLVPLLIGWILARGEGWHGGRFLVIILAALMVHLATNLANDYFEDKEGTDEGEAIGGSRVIQEGKISSRAILRAIVILYFIAFVAAFYLMIAFDLYGIAPLVLFAFLSSLFYVAPPLRYGYHGLGEIFVGINMGPVMVVGTYWVIAGRPDWKPLAISVPVGLMVASILYYQSLPDMKTDILAGKYTLAVRLGKKGAYYGLILFFVLIYGSIAALVLLRFLSPAAILSLFSIPLFRKMLMIVRTTDDWLLLDQYGKYVRILYFVNGLSIIAGLF, from the coding sequence ATGGAAAAATCCCTAAACCAATCGAAACTCAGGGCCTGGGTGCAGGCGAGCCGCCCTCCTTTTTTTGTCGCCACCCTGGTGCCGCTCCTTATCGGCTGGATCCTCGCGAGGGGCGAGGGGTGGCACGGGGGCCGGTTTCTGGTAATCATACTTGCGGCCCTTATGGTTCACCTCGCAACCAATCTCGCGAACGATTATTTCGAGGACAAAGAAGGGACGGACGAGGGCGAGGCTATTGGCGGATCCAGGGTCATTCAGGAGGGGAAAATATCATCCCGGGCGATCCTGAGGGCGATCGTCATACTCTACTTTATCGCTTTTGTCGCTGCCTTTTATCTTATGATCGCCTTTGACCTCTATGGCATCGCACCGCTCGTGCTCTTCGCATTCTTAAGCAGCCTCTTCTACGTGGCCCCGCCCTTGCGGTACGGGTATCATGGGCTGGGAGAAATCTTTGTGGGGATCAATATGGGGCCGGTCATGGTGGTGGGCACTTATTGGGTGATTGCCGGCCGGCCCGACTGGAAACCCCTCGCCATATCCGTGCCTGTGGGGCTAATGGTAGCCTCCATCCTCTATTACCAAAGCTTGCCGGATATGAAGACGGATATACTGGCGGGGAAATATACCCTTGCCGTGAGGCTGGGGAAGAAAGGCGCTTACTATGGTCTTATCCTCTTTTTCGTACTCATCTACGGGTCTATCGCGGCGCTGGTACTCCTGAGATTCCTTTCACCTGCGGCAATTCTGTCTCTTTTCAGCATTCCCCTATTCCGAAAGATGCTCATGATCGTCAGGACCACCGATGATTGGCTACTCCTCGACCAATACGGTAAGTACGTCCGTATACTCTACTTCGTGAACGGCCTCTCCATTATCGCCGGCCTTTTTTGA